One Candidatus Bathyarchaeia archaeon genomic window, TCTCACAATCGGACACTCGACAAGAACAATAGAGAATTTTCTGGACATCCTCCACGCTCAAACAATCACGCGACTCGTCGATATCCGGACAATACCTCGATCTAGGCACAACCCACAATTCAACCAACAATCACTCTCCGAGAAATTGAAAGAATCCACGATAGACTACGTCCCAATGAAGAGCTTGGGCGGTCTGCGCCACCCCGACCATACCTCGTCGAATATGGGTTGGAGGAACCGGTCATTCAGAGGGTTCGCAGACTACATGCAATCTCAAGAGTTCACAGAAGGTCTTGAAGAACTAGTAGAGCTTGCTCGGAAAGCTCAGGTTGTCATTATGTGTGCCGAGGTCCTGCCATGGCGGTGTCACCGGTGGTTGATCTCTGACGCCCTGACTATCCGAGGGGTACAGGTGGAACACATTATGACGATCAAAAAGCGCACAACACACACGCTGACAAGATGGGCCCATGTTGAAGATACACAGATTACCTACCCTGAGAATATTGCCTGATCTATCTCTTCTAAGCTATCGAGGAGGACACTTTTTTTCCCTGATGAATCGCCCATCTGAAGCCTTATGTCGAACCAGAGGCGTAGTCACTGTAATCGGGAGATTGTTTAGACGCCGGAAGACGAGCCCTACGCTTGCCCAAACTGCGATTACGAAATTGATAGTTGTAGGTGCGCTTGCCTGTACTGCGCCGAGAATGAAGTATGTGAATGCGCAATTGGATACAATAAGGCGACAGGAGGCTAAGAACCACGAGTCGTACCCCTGTTAAGGTCAACGATCTGTCATGGATGACAGGTGGTCCGCAGGGTAGCGGAGTAGATTCATCCGCCAACATTTTCGCGAGGGCGTGCGTGCTCGGTGGGCTCTGGACCTTCGGGCTCCGAGAATACTACTCCAGCATCAAAGGGCCGCACAGCTACTTCGAAGTCAGGGTAAACAGCGACAAGATCCGGTCCCACGTAAACAACGTGG contains:
- a CDS encoding DUF488 domain-containing protein codes for the protein MENFLDILHAQTITRLVDIRTIPRSRHNPQFNQQSLSEKLKESTIDYVPMKSLGGLRHPDHTSSNMGWRNRSFRGFADYMQSQEFTEGLEELVELARKAQVVIMCAEVLPWRCHRWLISDALTIRGVQVEHIMTIKKRTTHTLTRWAHVEDTQITYPENIA